Proteins found in one Chlamydiota bacterium genomic segment:
- a CDS encoding ABC transporter permease, translating to MFERIRAMLVKEFIQVLRDPRMRITIFVTPVIQVLVFGYAANTDVRHVPTAVYDLDNTRESRDLVRDFTSSNYFSALHRIFSDREQDALIDRGRASAVLRFDRGFGRDLRGGRGAQFQLVLDASDSNTAGIILSYANQIVARYNERELAAAVAASPAGAVPYPSVEMRDRSWFNTNLDSRDYYIPGVICLMITVMTLILTSMAIVREKEIGTMEQLIVSPLRPIELILGKLVPFAVIALVEVLLITVVGTWWFSVPMRGSVTLLLLCTLIYLLTILGVGLFISTLSSTQQEAMMSTFLFFFPANLLSGFMYPIANMPAAIRWLTYLNPLRYYLVILRGIFLKGIGIRILWPQMAALLVYGLAVIVLASLRFRKTLG from the coding sequence GTGTTCGAGCGGATACGGGCGATGCTCGTCAAGGAGTTCATCCAGGTCCTCCGCGACCCGCGGATGCGCATCACCATCTTCGTGACGCCGGTGATCCAGGTCCTCGTCTTCGGCTACGCGGCCAACACGGACGTCCGGCACGTCCCGACCGCCGTCTACGACCTCGACAACACGAGGGAGAGCCGCGACCTCGTGCGCGATTTCACCTCCTCGAACTACTTCAGCGCGCTCCACCGCATCTTCTCCGACCGCGAGCAGGACGCGCTCATCGACCGCGGGCGGGCGAGCGCGGTCCTCCGCTTCGACCGCGGATTCGGGCGCGACCTCAGGGGGGGGCGCGGCGCGCAGTTCCAGCTCGTCCTCGACGCGTCGGACTCGAACACGGCCGGGATCATACTCTCCTACGCGAACCAGATCGTCGCGCGTTACAACGAGCGCGAGCTGGCGGCGGCCGTCGCGGCATCGCCGGCCGGGGCCGTGCCGTACCCCTCGGTGGAGATGCGCGACCGCTCCTGGTTCAACACGAACCTGGACTCCAGGGATTACTACATCCCGGGCGTGATCTGCCTGATGATCACCGTGATGACGCTCATCTTGACCTCGATGGCGATCGTGCGCGAGAAGGAGATCGGCACGATGGAGCAGCTCATCGTGAGTCCGTTGAGGCCGATAGAGCTCATCCTCGGGAAGCTCGTGCCGTTCGCGGTCATCGCGCTCGTCGAGGTGCTGCTCATCACCGTCGTGGGGACGTGGTGGTTCAGCGTGCCGATGCGCGGCAGCGTGACGCTCCTCCTCCTGTGCACCCTGATCTACCTGCTGACCATCCTCGGCGTCGGGCTCTTCATATCGACCCTCTCCTCGACCCAGCAGGAGGCGATGATGTCCACCTTCCTCTTCTTCTTCCCCGCGAACCTGCTCTCGGGCTTTATGTACCCGATCGCCAATATGCCGGCGGCCATCCGGTGGCTCACCTACCTCAACCCGCTGCGCTACTACCTGGTCATCCTCCGGGGGATATTCCTGAAGGGGATCGGCATCCGCATCCTTTGGCCGCAGATGGCGGCCCTGCTCGTCTACGGTCTCGCCGTCATCGTCCTCGCGTCGCTCCGTTTCCGGAAAACCCTCGGATGA
- a CDS encoding ABC transporter permease: MNLRRVRAISRKEFIQILRDPRSLAMAIGIPVMLLVLFGYALTLDVDDVPMVVWDRDNSQVARDFLLGFRDSRYFRMAGFHDNYPALLRAIDHGDAYFAMVIPKDFSQAVEADRRAPVQFLIDGSDSNTATIVRGYVSSVVERYNRELLVDALARSGGALPAAVDFRPRPWFNPNFESRIFIIPGLMAVIIMIISALLTSLTVAREWERGTMEQLIATPVSAGELVAGKFLPYVFIGYVNIVVAALMAEFVFDVPLRGSLALLFALSGLFLAGALAQGILISIVARNQLFASQMAVLTTFMPTFLLSGYLYPIWNMPFFIRGITYFVPSRYYIVVLRCIYLKGVGLRGLWLQTILLAVFAAAAMSVARSAFRKKVA; this comes from the coding sequence GTGAACCTCAGGAGGGTGCGGGCGATCTCGCGCAAGGAGTTCATCCAGATCCTGCGCGACCCGCGGAGCCTGGCGATGGCGATCGGCATCCCGGTGATGCTCCTCGTCCTCTTCGGCTACGCCCTGACGCTCGACGTGGACGACGTGCCGATGGTCGTGTGGGACCGGGACAACTCGCAGGTCGCCAGGGATTTCCTGCTCGGCTTCAGGGACTCGCGCTACTTCCGGATGGCCGGCTTCCACGACAACTACCCCGCCCTCCTCCGGGCGATCGACCACGGCGACGCGTACTTCGCGATGGTCATCCCGAAGGACTTCTCGCAGGCCGTCGAGGCGGACCGGCGGGCCCCCGTCCAATTCCTCATCGACGGGAGCGACTCGAACACCGCCACCATCGTGCGGGGCTACGTCTCGAGCGTCGTGGAGCGCTACAACCGGGAGCTGCTCGTCGACGCCCTCGCGCGCTCGGGCGGCGCGCTCCCGGCAGCCGTCGACTTCAGGCCGCGGCCCTGGTTCAACCCCAACTTCGAGAGCAGGATCTTCATCATCCCCGGGCTGATGGCCGTCATCATCATGATCATCTCGGCCCTGCTCACCTCGCTCACCGTGGCGCGGGAGTGGGAGCGGGGCACGATGGAGCAGCTCATCGCCACCCCCGTCAGCGCCGGGGAGCTCGTCGCCGGGAAGTTCCTGCCGTACGTCTTCATCGGCTACGTCAACATCGTCGTGGCGGCGTTGATGGCCGAGTTCGTCTTCGACGTGCCCCTGAGGGGGAGCCTCGCGCTCCTCTTCGCCCTGAGCGGGCTCTTCCTCGCCGGCGCCCTGGCGCAGGGGATCCTCATCTCGATCGTCGCGCGGAACCAGCTCTTCGCCAGCCAGATGGCGGTCCTGACGACGTTCATGCCGACCTTCCTCCTCTCCGGATACCTGTACCCGATCTGGAATATGCCGTTCTTCATCCGGGGGATTACCTACTTCGTCCCGTCGCGTTACTACATCGTGGTCCTGCGCTGCATCTACCTGAAGGGCGTCGGGCTGCGGGGGCTCTGGCTGCAGACGATCCTCCTAGCGGTGTTCGCGGCGGCGGCGATGTCGGTGGCGAGGAGCGCGTTCAGGAAGAAGGTCGCGTAG
- a CDS encoding ABC transporter ATP-binding protein produces MTAAVAVEVRDLEKRFGSFVAVNRVNFQVRSGEIFGFLGPNGAGKSTTIRMLCGILPPTAGAGTVAGFDIFKEQRRIKQHIGYMSQKFSLYDDLTVDENIDFYSGIYRIPPAEKAARAEEIVRTAGIEEFRTRLTRHLSGGWKQRLALGCAIIHRPRIIFLDEPTSGVDPITRASFWGTIKAMAADGVTVFVTTHYMDEAENCDRMALIYRGSLIAMGTPDEMKTRCMEDDVMEIAVPEAEEWAVRIKGVDGVKETALFGSGIHAVADDAGLVGPRIEALFAAAGVGGASVRTIVPSLEDVFVSLIERYDAEQGEDRRGA; encoded by the coding sequence ATGACCGCCGCCGTCGCCGTCGAGGTGCGCGACCTAGAGAAGAGGTTCGGCTCCTTCGTCGCCGTCAACCGCGTCAACTTCCAGGTGCGGAGCGGCGAGATCTTCGGCTTCCTCGGCCCCAACGGCGCGGGGAAGTCCACCACCATCCGGATGCTCTGCGGCATCCTCCCGCCCACCGCGGGCGCGGGGACGGTGGCGGGCTTCGACATCTTCAAGGAGCAGCGGCGCATCAAGCAGCACATCGGCTATATGTCCCAGAAGTTCTCCCTCTACGACGACCTCACCGTCGACGAGAACATCGACTTCTACAGCGGCATCTACCGCATCCCCCCGGCGGAGAAGGCGGCGCGCGCCGAGGAGATCGTCAGGACGGCGGGCATCGAGGAGTTCAGGACGCGGCTCACCCGGCACCTCTCGGGCGGCTGGAAGCAGCGGCTGGCGCTCGGCTGCGCCATCATCCACCGCCCCCGCATCATCTTCCTCGACGAGCCCACCTCGGGGGTGGACCCGATCACGCGGGCGAGTTTCTGGGGGACGATCAAGGCGATGGCCGCCGACGGGGTGACGGTCTTCGTCACGACCCACTATATGGACGAGGCGGAGAACTGCGACCGGATGGCGCTCATCTACCGCGGCTCCCTCATCGCGATGGGGACGCCGGACGAGATGAAGACGCGATGTATGGAGGACGACGTGATGGAGATCGCCGTCCCCGAGGCGGAGGAGTGGGCCGTGCGCATCAAGGGCGTCGACGGGGTCAAGGAGACCGCCCTCTTCGGCTCGGGCATACACGCGGTGGCCGACGACGCCGGACTGGTCGGGCCGCGCATCGAGGCGCTCTTCGCGGCCGCGGGGGTGGGCGGCGCCTCGGTGCGCACGATAGTCCCCTCGCTCGAGGATGTCTTCGTCTCCCTCATCGAGCGCTACGACGCCGAGCAGGGCGAGGACAGGAGGGGCGCGTGA
- a CDS encoding ABC transporter ATP-binding protein, with product MHPITVRGLTRRFGDTVVVDDLTFSVEEGEIFGLVGPDGAGKTTTMRLLTGILDPTAGDGWICGRHVSRDAEALKADIAYMSQRFGLYEDLTVMENIDFYAEVYCVPRRERAEKVERLLGFSGLAPFRKRLAGKLSGGMKQKLGLACALIHTPRVLFLDEPTNGVDPVSRRDFWQILYGLVRDRVSILFSTSYLDEAERCRRVGLIHKGRLLRCDFPDAIKRECGVPTLEDAFVRIIGEQAG from the coding sequence GTGCATCCCATCACCGTCCGCGGCCTGACACGCAGGTTCGGCGACACCGTCGTCGTCGACGACCTGACCTTCTCCGTCGAGGAGGGCGAGATATTCGGCCTCGTCGGCCCCGACGGCGCGGGGAAAACCACCACGATGCGGCTCCTCACCGGCATCCTCGACCCGACCGCCGGCGACGGGTGGATCTGCGGCCGGCACGTCAGCCGCGATGCGGAGGCGCTGAAGGCGGATATCGCCTATATGTCCCAGCGGTTCGGGCTCTACGAGGACCTGACCGTGATGGAGAACATCGACTTCTACGCCGAGGTGTACTGTGTCCCCCGCCGGGAGCGGGCGGAGAAGGTCGAGCGGCTGCTGGGGTTCAGCGGCCTCGCCCCGTTCAGGAAGCGGCTGGCGGGCAAGCTCTCGGGGGGGATGAAGCAGAAGCTCGGTCTCGCCTGCGCACTCATCCACACGCCGAGGGTGCTCTTCCTCGACGAGCCGACGAACGGCGTCGACCCGGTCTCCCGGCGCGATTTCTGGCAGATCCTCTACGGCCTCGTCAGGGATCGGGTGAGCATCCTCTTCTCCACCTCCTACCTCGACGAGGCGGAGCGGTGCCGGCGGGTCGGCCTCATCCACAAGGGCCGGCTCCTCCGCTGCGACTTTCCCGACGCGATCAAGCGCGAGTGCGGAGTCCCGACGCTCGAGGATGCATTCGTGCGGATCATCGGCGAGCAGGCCGGATGA
- a CDS encoding efflux RND transporter periplasmic adaptor subunit has translation MRDRMLKLLRDAAAFARAHRRVAAAAVVAVVCAVVALVCIVRRAERIRAGTLKVSGTIEGDNVRISFRVGGRIVELLTDEGRVISRGDIVARLDTDELSKIRDEAAASLRAEQYRAELADVDYARLENLFQAGAVSAQKRDEAKTKADSTRANVAQLKAQLALEETRLGYANLDSPLNGFVLLKSALPGEVVQPGAPVFTSIDLNNLWLTAYVNETDLGRVKLNQEAHVETDTFRGKRYPGRVSFISQEAEFTPKYIQTTTERVKLVYRIKVRVDNKSLELKPGMPADAYIRID, from the coding sequence ATGCGCGACAGGATGCTGAAGCTGCTCAGGGACGCCGCCGCCTTCGCGCGGGCGCATCGCCGCGTGGCGGCCGCAGCCGTCGTCGCGGTCGTATGTGCGGTCGTCGCGCTCGTCTGCATCGTCCGGCGCGCGGAGCGGATCCGCGCGGGGACGCTCAAGGTCTCGGGCACCATCGAGGGCGACAATGTGCGCATCTCGTTCAGGGTCGGCGGGAGGATCGTCGAGCTTTTGACGGACGAGGGGCGCGTGATCTCGCGGGGCGACATCGTCGCGCGGCTCGACACCGACGAGCTCTCGAAGATCCGGGACGAGGCGGCGGCGTCGCTCCGGGCGGAACAGTACCGGGCGGAGCTCGCCGATGTCGACTACGCGCGTCTCGAGAATTTGTTCCAGGCGGGCGCCGTATCGGCCCAAAAGCGGGACGAGGCCAAAACCAAGGCCGACTCGACGCGGGCGAACGTCGCGCAGCTCAAGGCGCAGCTCGCGCTCGAAGAGACCCGGCTCGGCTACGCGAACCTAGATTCGCCGCTGAACGGCTTCGTGCTGCTGAAGAGCGCCCTGCCGGGGGAGGTGGTCCAGCCCGGGGCGCCGGTGTTCACCTCGATCGACCTGAACAACCTCTGGCTCACGGCGTACGTGAACGAGACCGACCTCGGCAGGGTGAAGCTGAACCAGGAGGCGCACGTCGAGACCGACACGTTCCGCGGGAAGCGGTACCCGGGACGGGTCTCCTTCATCTCCCAGGAGGCGGAGTTCACCCCGAAATACATCCAGACCACGACGGAGCGCGTCAAGCTGGTCTACCGCATCAAGGTGCGGGTGGACAACAAGAGTCTCGAACTCAAGCCGGGGATGCCGGCGGACGCCTACATCAGGATCGACTAG
- a CDS encoding TolC family protein — MRAANTAVVALTFLSAAGIPCRAAESTLPASLSLSLRETIERAHLNNKELQMQAKEIRAARADRLGAVTPFLPRLDIDGGYTRNSATLFENGDASFAADSDKDIGVFTGYKNTLRAGGTVAQSIYRGGGDYAALKKADLEIRVREETLRALKLDVEFEAKRLYHGLLLAHENVCIAENLLAQAQAHYAVVARKFEQGTSSRFDLLQSKVHVSLLLPQVVTARNSVDLTDADLKKLLSLRMGDRVVLTGRLEHASIAIDEERFLARALARRPEMVLKALGVDMEAWAIRQARATRLPRVDAVLDTFFQSDKAGDLFNSQHNLWNAGVTVGVPIFDGFYTKSRVDAAWARYARAGLSRENTEEETAVAVRRACLDLRQASAIIESQRDNVDEAREALRISEVAYDNGVGTNLDVLDSLVSLSQAQQYYASGIYEYLMARAALDRAMGESAAGP; from the coding sequence ATGAGGGCCGCGAATACGGCTGTCGTCGCGCTGACCTTCCTGTCCGCGGCGGGCATCCCCTGCCGGGCGGCGGAGTCCACCCTCCCGGCGTCGCTCTCGCTGTCCCTCCGCGAGACGATCGAGCGCGCCCACCTGAACAACAAGGAACTCCAGATGCAGGCCAAGGAGATCCGGGCTGCCCGGGCCGACCGGCTCGGCGCCGTGACCCCGTTCCTCCCGCGTCTGGACATCGACGGGGGCTACACCCGCAACAGCGCGACGCTTTTCGAAAACGGGGACGCTTCGTTTGCGGCCGACTCCGACAAGGATATCGGGGTCTTCACCGGCTACAAGAACACCCTCCGGGCGGGTGGCACGGTCGCCCAGTCGATCTACCGCGGCGGGGGGGACTATGCCGCTTTGAAGAAGGCCGATCTGGAGATACGGGTCCGGGAGGAGACGCTGCGGGCGCTGAAACTCGACGTGGAGTTCGAGGCGAAACGGCTCTACCACGGCCTCCTCCTCGCCCACGAGAACGTCTGCATCGCCGAAAACCTCCTCGCCCAGGCGCAGGCGCACTATGCGGTCGTGGCACGCAAGTTTGAACAGGGCACCTCCTCGCGGTTCGATCTGCTCCAGTCGAAGGTCCACGTCTCCCTGCTCCTCCCCCAGGTCGTCACGGCGCGGAACAGCGTCGATCTGACCGACGCGGACCTGAAAAAACTCCTCAGTCTCCGGATGGGGGACCGCGTCGTCCTGACGGGGCGGCTCGAGCACGCCTCGATCGCCATCGACGAGGAGAGGTTCCTCGCCCGGGCGCTGGCCCGCAGGCCCGAGATGGTCCTCAAGGCGCTCGGGGTGGATATGGAGGCGTGGGCGATCCGGCAGGCACGGGCGACGCGCCTGCCCCGGGTCGACGCCGTCCTGGACACCTTCTTCCAGTCCGACAAGGCCGGGGACCTGTTCAACTCCCAACATAACCTCTGGAATGCGGGGGTGACCGTGGGCGTGCCGATCTTCGACGGTTTCTACACGAAGTCGAGGGTGGACGCGGCGTGGGCCCGGTACGCGCGGGCGGGCCTCTCCAGGGAGAACACGGAGGAGGAAACGGCGGTCGCCGTGCGGCGCGCCTGCCTCGATCTGCGCCAGGCCTCGGCGATCATCGAGTCGCAGCGCGACAACGTCGACGAGGCCCGGGAGGCGCTGCGGATCTCCGAGGTGGCGTACGACAACGGCGTCGGAACCAACCTCGACGTCCTGGACTCGCTCGTCTCCCTGAGCCAGGCGCAGCAGTACTACGCCTCGGGGATCTACGAGTACCTGATGGCGCGCGCCGCCCTTGACAGGGCGATGGGGGAGAGCGCGGCGGGACCGTAG
- a CDS encoding GNAT family N-acetyltransferase, translating into MEPRTLSYEIVDSVERIPRLEWDAVFGDIPEGYDFYRTLELSNPPGFSFFYAAIFDRSRVLLIAPLFVSDCPLEAGFHGVAGRLLRRLRKAFPRILSTRTLYCGSPFSEYGVIGVRPGADDPGALVEELLRALDGFSRARNLPCIVFKDFRECDSVLLEPLRRRGFAKVRGLPTVVTDLQSPTFDGYLRALSRSTRKDVRRKVRKALAEARVRVEIADDVAPIADEVHRLYMNTCGAGGARFGRLTKEFFLHAGAQMKPRLLFFLYRADGRLAAFNLCLVHKDLLLDKYIGFDYEISRLHNLYFVSWFCNIEWCLEHGVRRYQTGQNGYGPKLRLGGTLMPLNLYIRHRNPTAGLLYRMAVAGAAGVARRAERR; encoded by the coding sequence ATGGAACCCCGGACCCTCAGCTACGAGATCGTGGACTCGGTCGAGAGGATCCCGCGCCTCGAGTGGGATGCCGTTTTCGGCGACATCCCGGAGGGGTACGACTTCTACCGCACCCTCGAACTCTCGAACCCCCCCGGCTTCTCCTTTTTCTACGCGGCGATCTTCGACCGAAGCCGCGTGCTCCTCATCGCGCCGCTCTTCGTCTCCGACTGTCCCCTCGAGGCCGGGTTCCACGGCGTCGCCGGGCGTCTCCTCCGCCGCCTCCGCAAGGCGTTCCCGCGCATTCTCTCCACGCGGACGCTCTACTGCGGATCGCCGTTCAGCGAGTATGGCGTTATCGGCGTGCGGCCCGGCGCGGACGACCCCGGCGCCCTCGTCGAGGAGCTCCTCCGCGCCCTGGACGGCTTCTCCCGGGCGCGCAATCTCCCGTGCATCGTCTTCAAGGACTTCAGGGAGTGCGACTCCGTGCTCCTCGAACCGCTGCGGCGTCGCGGGTTCGCGAAGGTGCGCGGTCTGCCCACCGTCGTCACCGACCTTCAGAGCCCCACCTTCGACGGGTACCTGCGCGCCCTCTCCCGTTCGACGCGGAAGGATGTCCGCCGGAAGGTCCGGAAGGCGCTCGCCGAGGCGCGCGTGCGGGTCGAGATCGCGGACGATGTCGCCCCGATCGCGGACGAGGTGCATCGCCTCTACATGAACACCTGCGGGGCCGGCGGCGCGCGTTTCGGCCGGCTGACGAAGGAGTTCTTCCTCCACGCGGGAGCCCAGATGAAGCCGCGCCTCCTCTTCTTCCTCTACCGCGCGGACGGGAGGCTCGCCGCCTTCAATCTCTGCCTCGTCCACAAGGACCTGCTCCTCGACAAGTACATCGGCTTCGACTACGAGATCTCCCGCCTGCACAACCTCTACTTCGTATCATGGTTCTGCAATATCGAATGGTGTCTCGAGCACGGCGTGCGGCGCTACCAGACCGGGCAGAACGGCTACGGCCCGAAGCTGCGCCTCGGGGGGACGCTCATGCCGCTCAACCTGTACATCCGGCACCGGAACCCGACCGCCGGTCTGCTCTACAGGATGGCGGTGGCAGGGGCGGCCGGCGTCGCCCGGCGGGCGGAGAGGAGATGA
- a CDS encoding radical SAM protein: MKIVFIEPRSSGANVYSKIPMPLLGPVYLGTILRDRGHEVVIHHEDFHAPDYSRLDADLVCISILTATAPRGYEIADSFPREKVIIGGVHASLMPEEALLHARQVVVGEAEEVIADIVEGKNREPIVRGRPVENLDALPFPDFTLVNGFRSRIPIVPVSTSRGCPFDCSFCSVTKIFGRRYRFRSAGNVMAELTARGKQKYFFCDDNFTANPARTRTLLTMIEEAGIRGWICQIRCEVARDKELLDAMARAGCRIVCIGFESVNQKTLSSYGKRQSVSQIVHAIRSIHRKGILIHGMFVLGGEDDNAKTVWDTVRFALREKLDTLQISILTPFPGTRVYELLEAQKRIFTKDWTLYDGHHIVFTPKLLSAKELQVAVLKAYMRYYSLTRTFFSLLRCRFRDVFFRFMGFMILRKWRAHNRRMSWIADA, encoded by the coding sequence GTGAAGATCGTATTCATCGAACCACGCTCGTCGGGGGCGAACGTCTACAGCAAGATCCCGATGCCGCTCCTGGGCCCCGTCTACCTCGGGACGATACTCCGTGACCGCGGCCACGAGGTCGTGATCCACCACGAGGATTTCCACGCCCCGGACTATTCCCGCCTCGACGCGGACCTGGTCTGCATCTCCATCCTCACCGCCACCGCCCCGCGAGGCTACGAGATCGCGGACAGCTTCCCGCGCGAGAAGGTGATCATCGGCGGGGTCCACGCGAGTCTGATGCCCGAGGAGGCGCTTCTCCACGCGCGGCAGGTCGTCGTCGGCGAGGCGGAGGAGGTGATCGCCGACATCGTCGAGGGGAAGAACCGGGAGCCGATCGTCCGCGGGAGGCCGGTGGAAAACCTCGATGCGCTGCCGTTCCCCGACTTCACCCTCGTGAACGGATTCAGATCCAGGATACCCATCGTCCCCGTCTCGACCTCGCGAGGGTGCCCCTTCGACTGCAGCTTCTGTTCCGTGACGAAGATCTTCGGCCGGCGCTACCGGTTCCGGAGCGCGGGAAACGTGATGGCGGAGCTCACGGCCCGCGGGAAGCAGAAGTACTTCTTCTGCGACGACAACTTCACCGCGAACCCCGCGCGCACGCGGACCCTGCTGACGATGATCGAGGAGGCGGGGATCAGGGGTTGGATCTGCCAGATCCGGTGCGAGGTCGCGCGCGACAAGGAACTCCTGGACGCGATGGCGCGCGCCGGCTGCAGGATCGTCTGCATCGGGTTCGAATCGGTGAACCAGAAGACGCTCAGCTCATACGGGAAACGCCAGTCCGTGAGCCAGATCGTGCACGCGATCCGCTCGATCCACCGGAAGGGGATCCTGATCCACGGGATGTTCGTGCTCGGGGGGGAAGACGACAACGCAAAGACCGTCTGGGACACGGTCCGCTTCGCGCTCCGCGAAAAGCTCGACACGCTCCAGATCTCGATCCTCACCCCGTTCCCGGGGACGCGCGTCTACGAGCTGCTGGAGGCGCAGAAGAGGATCTTCACGAAGGACTGGACGCTCTACGACGGGCATCACATCGTCTTCACCCCGAAGCTCCTCTCGGCAAAGGAGCTCCAGGTGGCCGTGCTGAAGGCCTACATGCGGTACTACTCGCTCACCAGGACGTTCTTCTCCCTGCTGAGGTGCAGGTTCCGCGACGTCTTCTTCCGCTTCATGGGCTTCATGATCCTGCGCAAGTGGCGCGCGCACAACCGCAGGATGTCCTGGATCGCCGACGCATGA
- a CDS encoding YjbQ family protein → MRIVNGKIEIETKGDGDLRDITGEVARILEATKLKTGIVTVFVAGSTAAVTTFEYEPGMVQDITELYARLVPRNRRYAHDETWGDANGFSHLRAALQGPSLVVPFEGGELTLGRWQQIVLAEFDNRPRRRRLVVQVMGE, encoded by the coding sequence ATGAGGATTGTGAACGGGAAGATCGAGATCGAGACGAAGGGGGACGGGGACCTGCGCGATATCACGGGGGAGGTCGCGCGGATCCTCGAGGCGACGAAGCTGAAGACGGGGATCGTCACGGTCTTTGTCGCGGGGTCCACCGCCGCGGTCACGACATTCGAGTACGAACCCGGGATGGTCCAGGATATCACGGAACTCTACGCGAGGCTGGTTCCCCGCAACAGGCGTTACGCGCATGACGAGACGTGGGGGGACGCGAACGGTTTCAGCCATCTGCGCGCGGCGCTGCAGGGGCCCTCGCTTGTCGTGCCGTTCGAGGGAGGCGAACTGACGTTGGGGAGATGGCAGCAGATTGTGCTGGCGGAGTTCGACAATCGGCCGCGCAGGCGAAGGCTAGTGGTGCAGGTGATGGGGGAGTGA
- a CDS encoding NAD-dependent deacylase, whose translation MGGKTLDAVAAALREAASVVVLTGAGVSAESGIPTFRDAMEGLWEKFDPMELATPEAFARRPRVVSRWYDERRLQCASCRPNPGHAALAGMERLIEERGGRFALLTQNVDGLHQAAGSRRVVELHGSIRRWRCLRCGMEREEREGAFNRYPPRCECGGVRRPAVVWFGERLPEEAVEAADTALRSCDLFFSVGTSAVVQPAAGFMEIALARGAKTVEINRDPTPATHAVDWAIRGRSGEVLPALLSAMGSGPYLLF comes from the coding sequence ATGGGCGGGAAAACGCTCGACGCGGTCGCGGCGGCGCTCCGGGAGGCGGCGTCCGTCGTCGTTCTTACGGGCGCCGGCGTCTCGGCGGAGAGCGGGATCCCCACCTTCCGCGACGCGATGGAGGGGCTCTGGGAAAAGTTCGACCCGATGGAGCTCGCCACGCCCGAGGCGTTCGCGAGGCGTCCGCGTGTCGTGTCGCGTTGGTACGACGAACGGCGCCTGCAATGCGCCTCGTGCCGTCCGAATCCCGGTCACGCGGCGCTGGCGGGAATGGAACGGCTGATCGAGGAGCGGGGGGGGCGGTTCGCGCTTTTGACCCAGAACGTCGACGGCCTGCACCAGGCGGCGGGGAGCCGGCGCGTCGTCGAACTCCACGGCTCGATACGGCGGTGGCGCTGCCTGCGCTGCGGGATGGAGCGCGAGGAGCGGGAAGGGGCGTTCAACCGCTACCCCCCCCGGTGCGAATGCGGAGGGGTGCGGCGCCCCGCGGTGGTCTGGTTCGGCGAGCGGCTGCCGGAGGAGGCGGTCGAGGCGGCAGATACAGCGCTTCGCTCCTGCGACCTCTTCTTCTCCGTGGGGACGAGCGCCGTCGTCCAGCCCGCGGCGGGCTTCATGGAGATTGCGCTCGCTCGCGGCGCCAAAACGGTCGAGATCAACCGGGATCCGACGCCGGCGACGCATGCGGTCGACTGGGCCATCCGCGGCCGATCGGGCGAGGTGCTCCCGGCGCTCCTTTCAGCAATGGGGTCAGGTCCTTATTTATTATTTTAG